From the Maioricimonas rarisocia genome, one window contains:
- a CDS encoding SpoIIAA family protein, whose amino-acid sequence MSVALSWNRNGYVEVVLSGKLTTEDYEQFGPALDEQFASQETLRMLVLLQNFDGWSLGGLWEDLKFDARHYDDVERLAIVGEQRWHEGMATFCRPFTSADIRYFDEADVEAARLWVARTGAPGKRAAVEPVSHRR is encoded by the coding sequence ATGTCTGTTGCACTTTCCTGGAACCGGAACGGGTACGTCGAAGTCGTGCTCTCCGGCAAGCTGACGACCGAAGACTACGAGCAGTTCGGCCCTGCGCTGGACGAGCAGTTCGCTTCCCAGGAGACGCTGCGGATGCTGGTTCTCCTGCAGAACTTCGACGGGTGGTCCCTCGGCGGCTTGTGGGAGGACCTGAAGTTTGACGCCCGACACTACGACGACGTCGAACGGCTGGCAATCGTCGGGGAGCAACGCTGGCATGAGGGGATGGCGACGTTCTGCCGTCCGTTCACTTCCGCGGACATCAGGTACTTTGACGAGGCGGACGTCGAGGCCGCGCGGTTGTGGGTGGCTCGAACCGGTGCCCCCGGCAAACGTGCGGCGGTCGAACCGGTCAGCCACAGACGCTGA
- a CDS encoding TIGR00341 family protein: MALRIMQIFIPEESTSKAEEILEEREVLGTWRDAADEDRIVLHILVDAEEAEPIMDQFDEAYAESDRFRVLLLSVEAILPRPEDSDSSESAGDTSNGNAKNGVGESGRVSREELYHDITDSLGVNRIFIAMVVLASIVAAVGLMRDDVAVIIGAMVIAPLLAPNVALALAVTLGDLKLMRTALWANTVGLALTLLVSLAVGFYFEIDPEVPAINARTNLGLGDLALALAAGSAGTFAFTRGLSGAVIGVMVAVALMPPLVVFGMLLGDGEQYQAMGALLLVGANIVCINLAGVVTFLLQGLRPRTWYEEERARTATRIAIAAAVVMLLALTLILSRTDLLDSLG; encoded by the coding sequence ATGGCACTTCGCATCATGCAGATCTTCATTCCCGAGGAGTCCACCTCGAAGGCGGAGGAGATTCTCGAGGAACGGGAGGTTCTGGGGACCTGGCGGGATGCGGCTGATGAAGACAGGATCGTGCTGCACATCCTGGTCGATGCCGAAGAAGCCGAACCGATCATGGACCAGTTTGATGAGGCCTATGCCGAGTCGGACAGGTTTCGGGTCCTGCTGCTTTCGGTCGAGGCGATTCTGCCCCGGCCGGAAGATTCGGATTCCTCCGAGTCCGCGGGGGACACGTCGAACGGCAATGCAAAGAATGGCGTCGGGGAATCCGGCCGCGTCAGTCGCGAAGAGCTGTATCACGACATTACCGATTCGCTGGGCGTGAATCGGATCTTCATCGCGATGGTAGTGCTGGCTTCGATTGTCGCCGCGGTGGGACTGATGCGGGATGATGTGGCGGTGATCATCGGTGCGATGGTCATTGCGCCGCTCCTGGCCCCGAATGTCGCCCTTGCGCTGGCGGTGACGCTGGGAGATCTGAAGCTGATGCGGACGGCCCTGTGGGCCAACACGGTGGGACTGGCGCTGACGCTGCTCGTATCGCTGGCGGTCGGATTCTACTTCGAGATCGACCCCGAGGTGCCGGCAATCAATGCCCGGACCAATCTGGGCCTGGGGGATCTGGCACTGGCTCTGGCGGCCGGTTCGGCAGGAACGTTCGCGTTCACCCGGGGACTCTCAGGAGCCGTCATTGGCGTGATGGTCGCCGTAGCGCTCATGCCGCCGTTGGTCGTGTTCGGCATGCTGCTGGGGGATGGAGAGCAGTATCAGGCAATGGGGGCTCTGTTGCTGGTCGGGGCGAACATCGTCTGCATCAATCTGGCCGGTGTGGTGACCTTTCTGCTGCAGGGGCTCCGCCCGCGTACCTGGTACGAAGAGGAGCGGGCCCGCACTGCCACCCGGATTGCGATCGCCGCTGCGGTCGTCATGCTGCTGGCACTGACTCTGATCCTCTCGAGGACCGATCTGCTCGATTCGCTGGGCTGA
- a CDS encoding DUF1501 domain-containing protein: MPSVRNDFCDGVTRRGMIQAGLGGLAGLSLPQLLQLRAQAAESGTARETAVIYLELAGGPTQHETYDPKPEAPAEYRGPLRSVGTNVAGVRFCEVMAEQARIMDKLVVLRGIWHDSGSHGTSAHLTQTGYYLRDRQSRENDMPCIGSITSKVRGPNRPGVPAFVSAPRTMRYGGAGWLGKGFNAFSTGRSADAKKFQVPNLTLISGLTSDRMTDRRTLLENFDQTRRIVDNHGVAEATDDFTRQAFEMVTGDAARQAFDIEAEPDVVRDRYGRNPMGQDLLLARRLVERGVTFVSVRCNTLGSWDDHRDIAGRMKKKGPAYDQAVAALVSDLHERGMNRDVMVVAMGEFGRTPRINRNAGRDHWGRVMSVLLAGGDLPTGQVVGASDGTGSRPLQSPYRPEHILGVLYRHLGISPEMTFIDHSGRPRYVLEEREEIAELT, encoded by the coding sequence ATGCCATCTGTCCGAAACGATTTCTGTGACGGCGTGACCCGCCGGGGGATGATCCAGGCCGGGCTCGGAGGACTGGCGGGACTGTCGCTGCCGCAGCTGTTGCAGCTGCGGGCACAGGCAGCAGAGAGCGGAACAGCCAGGGAGACGGCGGTCATCTATCTCGAACTGGCCGGGGGACCGACGCAGCACGAAACGTATGATCCCAAGCCGGAAGCACCGGCGGAATACCGCGGACCGCTGCGCTCGGTCGGCACGAACGTGGCCGGCGTCCGCTTCTGCGAAGTGATGGCCGAGCAGGCCCGCATTATGGACAAGCTGGTCGTCCTGCGGGGGATCTGGCACGATTCCGGCAGCCACGGCACGAGTGCTCACCTGACGCAGACCGGCTACTACCTGCGGGACCGGCAGAGCCGCGAGAACGATATGCCGTGCATCGGCTCGATCACGTCGAAGGTGCGGGGGCCGAACCGTCCCGGCGTGCCGGCGTTTGTCTCGGCTCCGCGGACCATGCGCTACGGCGGTGCGGGCTGGCTCGGCAAGGGGTTCAACGCCTTCTCGACTGGCCGGAGTGCCGACGCGAAGAAGTTTCAGGTGCCGAACCTGACGCTGATCTCCGGACTGACGTCCGACCGAATGACCGATCGCCGCACGTTGCTGGAGAACTTCGACCAGACGCGGCGGATCGTCGACAACCACGGCGTCGCGGAGGCGACAGACGATTTCACGCGGCAGGCGTTCGAGATGGTGACCGGCGATGCGGCCCGGCAGGCGTTCGATATCGAGGCGGAGCCGGACGTGGTCCGCGACCGCTACGGACGCAATCCGATGGGGCAGGACCTGCTGCTGGCCCGGCGGCTGGTCGAGCGGGGCGTGACGTTCGTCTCCGTCCGCTGCAATACGCTGGGTAGCTGGGACGATCATCGCGACATCGCCGGACGCATGAAGAAGAAGGGACCGGCCTACGATCAGGCGGTGGCGGCTCTGGTGAGTGACCTTCACGAGCGGGGCATGAACCGGGACGTGATGGTCGTGGCAATGGGAGAGTTCGGACGCACGCCACGCATCAACCGGAATGCCGGCCGCGACCACTGGGGCCGTGTGATGAGCGTGCTGCTCGCCGGCGGCGACCTGCCGACGGGGCAGGTGGTGGGGGCCTCGGACGGGACCGGTTCGCGTCCGCTGCAGAGTCCGTATCGTCCTGAGCACATCCTGGGCGTGCTGTACCGCCATCTGGGGATCTCTCCCGAGATGACATTTATCGATCACTCCGGCCGGCCGCGGTACGTGCTCGAAGAACGGGAAGAGATCGCCGAGCTGACGTAG
- a CDS encoding sugar phosphate isomerase/epimerase family protein, producing MQHEIERPQMIGRREWLAGAAGFVVAATLGRPAWAADEVPESSQPASFRYCLNTSCIRGQKRPLAEEISIAAEVGYDGIEPWIGEIQQHLAAGGSLEDLRRHVSDSGLTVESAIGFARWIVDDESERKKGIEQLKRDMELVRAIGGTRIAAPPVGAHGKDAADLDLAAVADRYAAVLELGRETGVTPQLEIWGPSKNLSRLDQALEVLKRCDDPDACLLPDIYHMYRGGSDFAQLASLPGGMIHVFHVNDYPARPPQELNDSDRVYPGDGDAPMADILGMLQKIGFRGALSLELFNRDYWQQDPRVVAETGLKKMKAAVARLA from the coding sequence ATGCAGCATGAGATCGAACGGCCGCAAATGATCGGGCGGCGGGAGTGGCTGGCCGGAGCAGCCGGGTTCGTTGTCGCCGCGACGCTTGGCAGGCCGGCATGGGCAGCCGACGAGGTGCCGGAGAGTTCGCAGCCCGCTTCCTTTCGCTATTGCCTGAACACCAGCTGCATCCGGGGACAGAAGCGGCCGCTTGCCGAAGAGATCTCGATCGCGGCCGAGGTGGGCTACGACGGCATCGAGCCCTGGATCGGCGAGATTCAGCAGCATCTGGCGGCCGGCGGATCGCTGGAGGATCTCCGCAGGCACGTCTCCGATTCCGGCCTGACCGTCGAGAGCGCGATCGGCTTCGCCCGCTGGATCGTCGATGACGAGAGCGAGCGGAAGAAGGGGATCGAGCAGCTCAAGCGGGACATGGAACTGGTCCGGGCGATTGGCGGAACCAGGATTGCCGCTCCGCCGGTCGGAGCACATGGAAAGGACGCGGCCGACCTGGATCTGGCGGCCGTTGCTGACCGTTACGCGGCGGTCCTCGAACTCGGCCGCGAAACGGGTGTGACGCCGCAACTGGAGATCTGGGGCCCGTCGAAGAACCTGTCCCGGCTCGATCAGGCGCTGGAAGTCCTCAAACGGTGTGACGATCCCGATGCCTGCCTGCTGCCGGACATCTATCACATGTATCGCGGCGGCTCAGACTTCGCGCAGCTTGCATCGCTGCCGGGGGGGATGATCCATGTGTTTCACGTCAATGATTATCCGGCCCGTCCTCCGCAGGAACTGAACGACAGCGACCGTGTCTATCCCGGCGATGGCGATGCACCGATGGCGGACATTCTGGGAATGCTGCAGAAGATCGGCTTCCGCGGAGCACTGTCGCTGGAGCTGTTCAACCGGGACTACTGGCAGCAGGATCCCCGCGTCGTGGCAGAGACCGGCCTGAAGAAGATGAAGGCGGCTGTCGCGCGACTGGCGTGA
- a CDS encoding BON domain-containing protein codes for MRSMISMATSLGLMVVLGVSQAALAEPEMTDESIADHVSEEFRFDPAVPASQIDVGSEEGIITLSGAVDNLLARERAARIASTVRGVQSVINRIEVDPPLTRRGDEIEQDIESALLMAPATESYEVHASVSGGVVTLEGRVDSWQEKQLVERVVKGVAGVRGLQNNIIVEYAAMRPDEEIRRDIESALQWNVHIDVPTAIHVDVNDGEVTLSGTIGSASERIDAVKLAWVNGVRSVKAEELLVRNWAQDPEQRHVARPSMTDPEIEQAVRTALHKDPRIASADVEVDSEYGKVTLRGAVDSLQARRAAGQTVQNTVGVKDVSNQLEIHRSDDLPDEPVAQQVREALLRNAYTESHEVTVSVSDGVARLTGTVDTWFEKAQADDAAAGVRGVHRVRNELNVRRNDSPHTYDPAVDEYDPYVYDWYGDQPARSTLKSDEEIRESIESELWWSPFVDADQVTVTVENGKATLTGKVDSLSEKQSASENAIEGGALSISNELVVQY; via the coding sequence ATGCGCAGCATGATCTCGATGGCAACGTCACTCGGCCTGATGGTCGTTCTCGGAGTGTCTCAAGCCGCACTCGCCGAGCCAGAGATGACGGACGAGTCGATCGCCGACCACGTGAGCGAGGAGTTCAGATTCGATCCGGCCGTCCCCGCCTCGCAGATCGACGTCGGGAGCGAGGAGGGAATCATCACTCTGTCCGGTGCGGTCGATAATCTCCTGGCGCGTGAACGTGCCGCCCGCATCGCCAGCACCGTGCGGGGAGTACAGTCGGTGATCAACCGGATCGAAGTGGATCCGCCATTGACGCGTCGTGGTGATGAGATTGAACAGGACATCGAGTCGGCTCTGCTGATGGCACCGGCGACCGAATCGTACGAAGTGCACGCCAGCGTGTCCGGCGGCGTCGTCACCCTGGAAGGTCGCGTCGATTCGTGGCAGGAAAAGCAGCTTGTAGAACGCGTCGTCAAAGGTGTCGCAGGAGTGCGGGGGCTGCAGAACAATATCATCGTCGAGTATGCGGCCATGCGTCCCGACGAGGAGATCAGGCGGGACATCGAATCGGCCCTTCAATGGAATGTCCACATCGACGTCCCCACGGCCATTCACGTGGACGTCAATGACGGTGAGGTGACCCTCAGTGGGACGATCGGCAGTGCCAGCGAACGGATCGATGCGGTCAAACTGGCATGGGTGAACGGTGTTCGGAGCGTCAAAGCAGAAGAACTCCTCGTGCGGAACTGGGCTCAGGATCCCGAGCAGCGGCACGTGGCACGGCCCTCGATGACCGATCCCGAGATCGAGCAGGCGGTCAGGACGGCACTGCATAAGGATCCACGAATTGCTTCGGCCGACGTTGAGGTCGATTCGGAGTACGGGAAGGTGACGCTTCGGGGGGCTGTCGACAGCCTGCAGGCGCGGCGGGCTGCCGGACAGACGGTTCAGAACACGGTCGGCGTGAAGGATGTCAGCAATCAGCTGGAGATTCACCGGTCCGACGACCTCCCGGATGAGCCTGTCGCACAGCAGGTGCGCGAGGCTCTGTTGCGCAACGCCTACACCGAAAGCCACGAAGTGACCGTCTCAGTCAGCGACGGTGTCGCCAGGCTGACCGGGACCGTCGACACGTGGTTCGAGAAGGCCCAGGCGGACGATGCGGCTGCCGGAGTTCGCGGTGTTCATCGCGTCCGGAATGAACTGAATGTCAGACGGAATGACTCGCCGCACACGTACGATCCCGCTGTCGACGAGTACGATCCGTACGTTTACGACTGGTACGGCGACCAGCCGGCACGTTCGACGCTCAAGTCGGACGAGGAGATCCGCGAGTCGATTGAAAGCGAGCTGTGGTGGAGCCCGTTTGTCGATGCCGACCAGGTGACCGTGACTGTCGAGAACGGGAAGGCGACGCTGACGGGGAAGGTGGATTCGCTCTCCGAGAAGCAGTCCGCATCGGAGAACGCGATCGAAGGCGGAGCGCTTTCGATCTCCAACGAGCTGGTCGTGCAGTACTGA
- a CDS encoding HlyD family secretion protein — protein MRVADEPSALDTFSEPAPPPASRGRILFVLAVALAAGIGVARWINHHGGPTFQGRLTAHTTVVTANRSGMVADVLAAEGARVRIGDPLVTLSDSELQERIEQQTAEVARRKVELQTAQAQAALEIEWRQRAIDNEIHEVRLASAGYLKEKYEHELHRSMLADVLTSSEIASLDDGSDAFKSLITEKQIPADRRISTMLQLEAAANAAEVSSARIEMCDSDLKRLSSMRERMPELVRDASGVDVAESRLAEATALLERLQARETSLTVHSPAIAVVGLFVKRPGDRVQPGDVIVELLDDARCQLTVDVPSQHIDDFTLGRELTLTFPGSEVRTGRVASIAPQARPQANATGHGDTSVLVRVEQAGELWPTVPIGSRVDVQLAE, from the coding sequence ATGCGCGTTGCGGATGAACCTAGCGCTCTGGACACTTTCTCCGAACCGGCCCCGCCTCCGGCATCGCGCGGCCGTATCCTGTTCGTGCTCGCTGTGGCACTGGCAGCAGGAATCGGTGTCGCCCGCTGGATCAATCATCACGGAGGACCGACATTCCAGGGACGCCTGACTGCTCATACAACCGTCGTGACGGCGAATCGCTCCGGCATGGTCGCCGACGTCCTCGCAGCCGAAGGAGCGCGCGTCCGCATCGGGGATCCCCTTGTCACCCTGTCCGATTCGGAGTTGCAGGAGCGCATCGAGCAGCAGACGGCCGAAGTCGCCCGTCGCAAAGTCGAACTGCAAACCGCGCAGGCGCAGGCCGCCCTCGAGATCGAATGGCGTCAGCGTGCCATCGACAACGAGATTCACGAGGTTCGCCTGGCGTCTGCCGGCTACCTCAAGGAAAAGTACGAACATGAGCTGCATCGCAGCATGCTGGCCGACGTCCTGACCAGCAGCGAGATCGCGTCGCTCGATGACGGCAGCGACGCCTTCAAATCGCTCATCACCGAAAAGCAGATCCCGGCCGATCGCCGCATCTCCACGATGCTGCAGCTGGAAGCAGCCGCCAATGCCGCAGAAGTCTCCTCGGCACGCATCGAGATGTGCGATTCGGATCTGAAGCGGCTTTCGTCCATGCGTGAGCGGATGCCCGAGCTCGTCCGCGATGCCTCGGGAGTCGACGTCGCCGAGTCCCGTCTGGCCGAAGCTACCGCTCTGCTCGAACGCCTCCAGGCCCGCGAAACGTCCCTCACGGTTCACTCACCGGCCATCGCCGTCGTGGGCCTGTTCGTGAAGCGTCCCGGGGACCGCGTGCAGCCAGGCGACGTGATCGTGGAACTTCTCGACGATGCCCGCTGCCAGCTCACGGTCGATGTTCCCTCCCAGCACATCGACGACTTCACTCTCGGACGCGAACTGACGCTGACGTTCCCGGGAAGCGAAGTCCGCACCGGACGTGTCGCCTCGATCGCTCCACAGGCACGCCCGCAGGCCAATGCCACCGGCCACGGCGACACCTCCGTGCTCGTCCGTGTCGAGCAGGCGGGAGAGCTCTGGCCGACCGTTCCGATCGGCTCCAGGGTCGACGTCCAGCTCGCCGAGTAA
- a CDS encoding arylsulfatase: MPALRLLLILAVTLIAGFTAAPAHAVEKPNVVYIMADELGYYELSCMGHPYIETPHIDRMASEGLRFTQALAGSSLCAPTRCVLMTGKHSGHTSVRTNGGGTPLRAGEATIASMLKQQGYATGGFGKWGCGGRGSTGVPEDHGFDVFFGYYDQVHAHSYYPPYLIRNSKEIPLPGNQGGRSGETYAHYVIVERARDFIRTNRNQPFFCYMPVTPPHGMFDIPESDPAWQKYADRDWPLEAKRYAAMVTMLDRNVGDVLSLLKELELDEKTIVCFCGDNGGNDYFRNDDRPRGFHGPNVDPESDSQFRGRKGTLYEGGLRIPMIVRWPGQIDPGRVSDLLWYFPDVLPTVAELTGATPPDDIDGISIVPELIGEEAAGREQPQHDYLYWELNNQIAVREGTWKAIRPGKNKAWELYDLSTDISEENSVADAHPEVLTRLKEIAEAAHEPPVEGSFFNRKIHERDRWAKWGDTRSK; this comes from the coding sequence ATGCCTGCGCTTCGCCTGCTGCTCATTCTCGCCGTCACACTCATCGCCGGCTTCACGGCTGCTCCTGCCCACGCCGTCGAGAAACCGAACGTCGTCTACATCATGGCGGACGAACTCGGCTACTACGAACTTTCATGCATGGGCCATCCGTATATCGAGACGCCTCACATCGACCGCATGGCCAGCGAGGGCCTCCGCTTCACACAGGCGCTGGCCGGTTCATCCCTGTGCGCCCCGACGCGGTGCGTTCTGATGACCGGCAAGCACAGCGGACACACCTCCGTTCGCACCAACGGTGGCGGCACACCTCTGAGAGCCGGCGAAGCCACCATCGCCTCCATGCTCAAACAGCAGGGGTACGCAACCGGCGGCTTCGGCAAGTGGGGCTGCGGCGGACGGGGATCAACCGGCGTCCCTGAAGACCACGGCTTCGACGTCTTCTTTGGATACTACGACCAGGTGCACGCCCACTCCTACTATCCGCCGTACCTGATCCGCAACAGCAAGGAAATCCCCCTGCCCGGCAATCAGGGCGGCCGCAGTGGCGAAACCTACGCCCACTATGTGATCGTCGAGCGAGCCAGGGACTTCATCCGCACGAATCGCAACCAGCCGTTCTTCTGCTACATGCCCGTCACGCCGCCGCACGGCATGTTCGACATCCCCGAAAGTGACCCGGCCTGGCAGAAGTACGCCGACCGCGACTGGCCACTCGAAGCCAAACGGTACGCTGCCATGGTCACGATGCTCGACCGCAACGTCGGCGACGTGCTGTCGCTGCTGAAGGAACTCGAGCTGGATGAGAAGACGATCGTATGCTTCTGCGGAGACAACGGCGGCAACGACTACTTCCGCAACGACGACCGCCCCCGCGGATTCCACGGGCCGAACGTCGATCCCGAGTCAGACAGCCAGTTCCGCGGCCGCAAGGGAACGCTCTACGAAGGGGGCCTGCGGATTCCGATGATCGTCCGCTGGCCGGGCCAGATCGATCCGGGTCGCGTGAGCGACCTGCTCTGGTACTTCCCCGATGTGCTTCCCACCGTCGCCGAGCTGACCGGTGCCACACCTCCGGACGACATCGACGGCATCTCGATCGTGCCGGAGCTGATCGGCGAAGAAGCGGCCGGTCGCGAACAGCCGCAGCACGATTATCTCTACTGGGAACTGAACAATCAGATCGCCGTGCGTGAGGGAACGTGGAAAGCCATCCGCCCCGGCAAGAACAAAGCGTGGGAGCTGTACGATCTGTCGACCGACATCAGCGAAGAGAACAGCGTCGCGGACGCCCATCCGGAGGTCCTCACGCGGCTGAAAGAAATCGCCGAAGCCGCCCACGAACCGCCCGTGGAAGGATCATTCTTCAACCGCAAGATCCACGAACGGGACCGCTGGGCGAAGTGGGGCGACACACGGTCGAAGTAG
- a CDS encoding DMP19 family protein, whose protein sequence is MSDGYPTETVIVSKKALASDEPYDLIYSNIEFLNDQFEEHLTAEEVSADALRSYYVDYYLAQVNNGGFSQFVYNSGWDSEINGFICEGLEAMGAERHLKHFEAAAGLLDQLGPDRMDEFFESDYFGENEERDILNSFDDRFMAIEEEENLIELNARWLRQLPHLVALEPEEMQAEVERRAAALPDREKRIAAALEAAPRFEKLIRALCDEAGHELDRITAGDPAFEWKGQPLVAWHFLTDKGHFYLVDADGKARMMHGDSDEQICEIDAPEDVYGE, encoded by the coding sequence ATGAGCGACGGTTACCCGACTGAGACGGTCATCGTCTCGAAGAAGGCCCTGGCGAGTGATGAGCCGTACGATCTCATCTATTCCAATATCGAATTCCTCAACGACCAGTTCGAGGAGCATCTGACTGCCGAAGAAGTCTCGGCCGACGCGCTGCGAAGCTATTACGTCGACTACTACCTCGCGCAGGTCAACAACGGCGGCTTCTCGCAGTTCGTCTACAACTCCGGTTGGGATTCAGAGATCAACGGCTTCATCTGTGAAGGTCTCGAGGCGATGGGGGCGGAGCGGCACCTCAAGCATTTCGAGGCGGCTGCCGGGCTGCTCGATCAGCTGGGGCCGGACCGGATGGATGAATTCTTCGAGAGTGACTACTTCGGCGAGAACGAAGAGCGGGATATTCTGAACTCCTTCGATGATCGGTTCATGGCGATCGAAGAGGAAGAGAATCTGATCGAACTCAACGCCCGCTGGCTCAGGCAGCTGCCCCATCTGGTTGCGCTCGAGCCGGAAGAGATGCAGGCCGAGGTCGAGCGCCGGGCCGCGGCCCTGCCGGACCGGGAGAAGCGGATTGCTGCAGCACTCGAAGCGGCGCCCCGTTTCGAGAAGCTCATTCGAGCGCTGTGCGACGAGGCCGGCCACGAGCTGGACCGGATTACGGCAGGGGACCCGGCCTTTGAGTGGAAGGGGCAGCCGCTGGTCGCCTGGCACTTCCTGACCGACAAGGGGCACTTCTACCTCGTCGACGCAGACGGCAAGGCCCGGATGATGCACGGTGATTCCGACGAGCAGATCTGCGAGATCGACGCGCCCGAGGACGTCTACGGCGAGTGA
- a CDS encoding DUF4240 domain-containing protein produces the protein MDRDVFWKLIEQGREASAGDCEDQAAWLQRELEKLPPEEILDFQRHFRDMEVESYGWNLWGAAYLINGGCSDDGFDYFRGWLIAQGRGAFEQALADPDSLVDLPQLEEDVECEDILYVGYTAYRQVTGDDPPPVERELPDLGDDWDFDDDDEMRTRYPKLFAKFCED, from the coding sequence ATGGATCGCGATGTCTTCTGGAAGTTGATCGAACAGGGCCGCGAGGCGTCGGCCGGCGACTGTGAAGATCAGGCCGCGTGGCTGCAGAGAGAACTGGAGAAGCTCCCGCCGGAAGAGATTCTCGACTTTCAGCGGCACTTCAGGGACATGGAGGTGGAATCGTACGGGTGGAATCTGTGGGGGGCGGCGTACCTGATCAACGGCGGCTGCTCGGATGACGGTTTCGATTACTTTCGCGGCTGGCTGATTGCACAGGGACGGGGGGCGTTTGAGCAGGCGCTGGCCGATCCCGATTCGCTGGTCGACCTGCCACAGCTGGAAGAAGACGTCGAGTGCGAAGACATCCTGTACGTCGGTTATACAGCTTACCGTCAGGTGACCGGCGATGATCCTCCGCCGGTGGAGCGGGAGCTTCCCGACCTGGGAGACGACTGGGACTTCGACGACGACGATGAAATGCGGACGCGGTATCCGAAGCTGTTTGCGAAGTTCTGTGAGGACTGA
- a CDS encoding MFS transporter, producing MATIEATTPAADNRPKLFRDASFWGIGITQFLGAFNDNLFKQLVLFVCVLQAVGDRAENAQGTAMLVFAIPFVALSGFSGFLADRYSKKTIIVISKLLEVVVMTLGLIAFLSGSLNALFAVLFCMGAQSAFFGPSKYGILPELFRQKDLPRANGWFLMTTFMAIIFGVALAGTLMETFRDQIWIASAICITIAIIGTISSFFVRTTPVAQPGLEFHPGALFIPRETRALLWEKRRLLKVLIVTSLFWCTGAVYQLAVNDIGILQLQIGEEQTGYLGACAAIGIAVGCVAAGRLSHGTFHAGIVRIGAAGMMVTLLLLAAPGSARGGTLLGTGGTAGMLVVLGIFAGLFAVPLQVYLQAKTPIEQKGRIIATMNVLNWIGIAFSGIYHKAFNQLFTYLAIPPATMFAAAALILVPVVVFYRPEHESLDDGVEAASEQDASVADEPACAV from the coding sequence ATGGCGACGATCGAGGCGACCACGCCCGCTGCAGATAACCGGCCCAAACTGTTTCGCGATGCCTCGTTCTGGGGGATCGGGATCACGCAGTTCCTGGGAGCCTTCAACGACAATCTGTTCAAGCAGCTGGTGCTGTTCGTCTGCGTGCTGCAGGCCGTCGGGGACCGGGCCGAGAACGCCCAGGGAACCGCGATGCTCGTCTTCGCGATTCCGTTCGTGGCGCTGTCCGGCTTCAGCGGCTTTCTCGCAGACCGCTACAGCAAGAAGACGATTATCGTCATCAGCAAGCTGCTCGAAGTCGTCGTGATGACGCTGGGGTTGATCGCCTTTCTGTCCGGCAGCCTGAATGCGCTGTTTGCCGTGCTGTTCTGCATGGGGGCCCAGAGTGCCTTCTTCGGGCCGTCCAAGTACGGAATCCTTCCGGAACTGTTCCGCCAGAAGGATCTGCCGCGGGCCAACGGCTGGTTCCTGATGACGACCTTCATGGCGATCATCTTCGGCGTGGCTCTGGCCGGAACGCTGATGGAGACCTTTCGCGACCAGATCTGGATTGCCTCGGCGATCTGCATCACGATCGCGATCATCGGGACGATCAGCTCGTTCTTCGTCCGCACGACGCCTGTCGCACAGCCGGGGCTCGAGTTTCATCCGGGGGCACTGTTCATTCCCCGCGAGACACGGGCGCTGCTGTGGGAGAAGCGGCGGCTGCTGAAGGTGCTGATCGTCACCTCACTGTTCTGGTGCACCGGGGCGGTTTACCAGCTGGCGGTAAACGACATCGGCATCCTGCAGCTGCAGATCGGCGAAGAGCAGACCGGCTATCTTGGTGCCTGTGCGGCGATCGGCATTGCCGTCGGCTGTGTCGCGGCCGGACGGCTCTCGCACGGGACATTTCACGCCGGGATCGTGCGCATCGGCGCGGCCGGCATGATGGTCACGCTGCTGTTGCTGGCAGCTCCCGGTTCGGCGCGTGGAGGGACGCTGCTGGGTACGGGCGGAACCGCCGGCATGCTGGTTGTGCTGGGGATCTTCGCCGGGCTGTTCGCCGTGCCGCTGCAGGTGTACCTGCAGGCGAAGACGCCGATCGAGCAGAAGGGTCGCATCATTGCGACGATGAACGTGCTGAACTGGATCGGCATCGCCTTCTCGGGGATCTATCACAAGGCGTTCAACCAGCTGTTCACGTACCTGGCGATACCGCCCGCGACGATGTTCGCGGCCGCGGCTCTGATCCTGGTGCCGGTCGTTGTTTTCTATCGGCCCGAGCATGAATCGCTCGATGACGGGGTCGAGGCGGCATCTGAACAGGACGCTTCCGTCGCCGATGAGCCGGCCTGCGCGGTGTGA